One genomic segment of Fervidobacterium pennivorans includes these proteins:
- a CDS encoding DegV family protein: protein MITFVTDSGCDLPADMNLPFELKILPLRVYVRNEEYEDKVTLKPEELYRMELQGEVATTSLPKPNVVERVLKEASERSEKVYVITISSKLSNTYDLVQSVANSLGTKNIVVLDSKTASIKQGYIILKAMEFLRKNGNLTQKDIDKAVENSQLVFFVPTLEYLYRGGRIGKAKAFFGKLLNIKPILTTDNEGEVNTLGTVRTLESGVSSMVKIAQDFVNQKDIGGHYSIIGGFTIESMKSYLDKLIASFDEKAVLGISNIGAAIAAHVGPEAFGVVIGEKVEI from the coding sequence ATGATTACTTTTGTAACAGATTCTGGATGTGATTTACCAGCAGATATGAATTTGCCTTTTGAATTGAAAATCCTGCCGCTCAGAGTGTATGTACGTAACGAAGAATATGAGGACAAAGTTACACTGAAACCCGAAGAGCTTTACCGAATGGAACTACAAGGTGAGGTTGCCACAACCTCTCTACCCAAACCCAACGTTGTGGAGAGAGTTCTAAAAGAAGCATCTGAACGTAGTGAGAAAGTATATGTTATAACGATTTCTTCAAAGCTAAGTAACACTTATGACCTTGTTCAAAGTGTTGCCAATTCGCTCGGAACCAAAAATATTGTGGTTTTAGACTCAAAAACTGCTTCCATAAAGCAAGGATACATTATTTTGAAGGCAATGGAATTTTTGCGAAAAAATGGTAACCTAACCCAAAAGGATATTGACAAAGCAGTTGAGAACTCGCAGCTTGTTTTCTTCGTCCCAACGCTTGAATATCTATATAGAGGCGGTCGCATAGGAAAGGCAAAGGCTTTCTTTGGGAAACTACTTAACATAAAACCTATCCTTACAACAGACAACGAAGGTGAAGTTAATACCTTGGGAACAGTGAGGACGTTGGAATCTGGAGTCTCTTCTATGGTAAAGATAGCACAAGACTTTGTAAATCAAAAAGATATTGGAGGGCACTACTCTATTATCGGTGGTTTTACTATCGAGAGTATGAAAAGCTATTTGGACAAATTGATTGCAAGTTTTGATGAAAAAGCTGTACTTGGAATTTCCAATATCGGTGCAGCAATCGCTGCCCATGTAGGACCAGAAGCTTTTGGAGTGGTGATTGGTGAAAAAGTAGAGATTTAG
- the fabG gene encoding 3-oxoacyl-ACP reductase FabG: MGRLDGKVAIITGASGGIGKAITKEFIEEGCIVVGFNYTPSAENIDAQLYHEYILDITDRSAVESAVKDAAQKFGRIDILVNNAGITKDNLVYRMTYEEWDSVINTNLTGAFNMVKATIREIVRNEGVIVNISSVVGLEGNIGQANYAASKAGLIGLTKSLAKEFGRKNVRVNAIAPGFIETPMTEKLPEEVKKTALEKISMRRFGKPEEVAKLVKFLVLDGTYINGQVIIIDGGMEL; encoded by the coding sequence ATGGGCAGACTTGATGGAAAGGTTGCAATCATCACAGGCGCGTCAGGAGGGATTGGGAAAGCGATAACAAAAGAATTTATCGAAGAAGGATGTATTGTCGTTGGATTCAATTACACACCTTCAGCTGAGAATATTGATGCCCAACTTTATCACGAATACATCCTTGATATTACCGATAGAAGTGCTGTTGAAAGTGCAGTTAAAGATGCGGCGCAAAAGTTTGGGAGGATAGATATACTTGTCAACAACGCGGGAATAACGAAAGACAATTTAGTGTATCGAATGACTTATGAAGAATGGGACAGTGTGATAAACACAAACCTAACAGGTGCGTTCAATATGGTTAAAGCGACGATAAGAGAAATTGTGAGGAATGAAGGTGTTATAGTTAATATCTCCTCCGTCGTAGGATTAGAAGGTAACATTGGGCAGGCGAACTACGCTGCATCAAAAGCAGGATTGATAGGCTTAACAAAGTCCTTGGCAAAGGAATTTGGAAGAAAAAACGTTCGGGTAAATGCCATAGCACCAGGCTTTATTGAAACACCTATGACGGAAAAGTTGCCCGAAGAAGTTAAAAAAACAGCGCTCGAAAAAATCTCTATGAGACGATTTGGAAAACCAGAGGAAGTAGCAAAGCTCGTAAAATTCTTGGTCCTGGATGGGACATACATAAATGGACAGGTGATAATTATCGACGGCGGGATGGAACTTTAA
- a CDS encoding biotin transporter BioY, producing MEGKNNKGAKINKLRKIANTALFAALTAVGAQIAIPVGNVPITLQMFFVFLSGFLLSPFEAMTSMLLYLTLGALGLPVFANFSGGIAHLVGPTSGYLWAFPISAFLIAQLRRKFNTVLSGIVGLVVVYIIGWIVLGLHIGSYRKAFIVGVIPFVLIDFAKLFLANLVALKVDKVMRGKEYGQT from the coding sequence GTGGAAGGTAAGAACAATAAGGGTGCTAAGATTAACAAATTAAGGAAAATAGCTAATACTGCTTTGTTTGCAGCATTAACAGCAGTTGGAGCACAGATTGCGATTCCTGTTGGGAATGTACCTATAACATTGCAGATGTTTTTTGTTTTCCTTTCTGGTTTTCTGTTGAGTCCTTTTGAAGCTATGACCTCTATGCTGCTTTATTTGACACTTGGAGCATTAGGTCTTCCTGTATTCGCAAACTTTTCTGGTGGTATCGCTCATTTGGTAGGACCTACATCGGGTTATTTGTGGGCTTTTCCGATAAGTGCTTTTTTAATTGCGCAACTAAGAAGGAAATTCAATACTGTTTTATCCGGAATTGTCGGTCTTGTCGTAGTTTACATCATCGGTTGGATTGTTTTAGGGCTGCATATAGGCAGTTATAGAAAAGCTTTTATAGTAGGAGTCATACCTTTTGTGTTAATTGACTTTGCCAAGTTGTTTTTGGCTAATCTCGTTGCTTTGAAAGTTGACAAGGTTATGAGGGGGAAAGAGTATGGGCAGACTTGA
- a CDS encoding glycerophosphodiester phosphodiesterase family protein codes for MKILGHRGIPVLYKENTLQSLFAPFSFGADGIETDVRLTKDGVPVLIHDETLTNFCGTDVRVRDLTLAELREYKSDGETVPTLEEFLKFAPRNKCLNIEIKEYEAGELSVLICRKFYEGEIIFSSFNHHLINELKEKYNGLKFGYLFDEQHTSMSDEEIFALFDKNTYSAHLPVVGLLYFPERLLNIIKELKRREIKIVLWTVNDKNDIARISEYVDYIITDDVRIFL; via the coding sequence TTGAAAATACTTGGTCATAGAGGGATACCTGTGCTGTACAAGGAAAACACACTACAATCGCTATTTGCACCATTCTCGTTTGGAGCTGATGGGATAGAAACAGATGTTAGATTGACAAAAGATGGTGTCCCCGTTTTAATCCACGACGAGACCTTGACTAATTTCTGTGGCACAGATGTTAGGGTTAGGGATTTAACACTTGCCGAGTTAAGAGAATACAAAAGTGATGGTGAAACAGTTCCGACACTTGAGGAATTTCTCAAATTCGCACCTAGAAACAAATGTTTAAATATTGAAATCAAGGAATACGAAGCGGGTGAATTGTCGGTGTTGATTTGTAGGAAATTTTACGAAGGGGAAATCATATTCAGCTCTTTCAACCATCACTTAATCAATGAATTGAAAGAAAAGTACAATGGTTTAAAATTTGGCTACCTTTTTGACGAACAACACACAAGTATGAGTGACGAGGAAATATTTGCGCTATTTGACAAAAATACTTACAGTGCACATTTACCTGTAGTTGGTTTGCTTTACTTTCCTGAACGCTTGCTAAACATTATTAAGGAATTGAAGAGAAGAGAAATCAAAATAGTACTGTGGACGGTCAATGATAAAAATGACATCGCAAGGATTTCTGAATATGTGGATTACATTATAACAGATGATGTGAGAATTTTCCTGTAA
- the fabF gene encoding beta-ketoacyl-ACP synthase II, with the protein MGVEVLKRRVVVTGIGVVSPIGCCLETFSQNLRKMNIGIDKITSFDASNFPVQIAAEVRDFKPEEYMDRKLAKRLDRFSQFAVAAARQAVTMSGLDFNGIEERVAVLVSSGMGGFLTLAEQNEVMKEKGPDRVSPFLIPMILINMASGVIAMEFGLKGPNFAPVSACATSVHSIALGAMLIRHGYADVAIVGGSEATIAPLPIAGFASMRALSTRNNEPKKASRPFDKARDGFVMGEGAGVLILESEEFARARGAKIIAEIKGYAMNDDAYHFSAPDPEARGSTKVMKMAVEDAGLSINEIDFVSCHATSTPAGDEVELKAIENVFGERVKDIYVNSTKTLTGHLLGAAGVVETIASIIQMNEGFVHGMPNLEELDGPDYFNIPRTTVEGVKIRNFIKNSFGFGGHNASLVVGRYE; encoded by the coding sequence ATGGGGGTGGAGGTTTTGAAAAGAAGAGTTGTAGTTACCGGAATAGGTGTTGTTTCTCCAATTGGATGTTGTTTGGAAACATTTTCTCAAAATTTGAGAAAGATGAATATTGGTATTGACAAGATAACATCTTTTGATGCCTCGAACTTTCCAGTACAAATTGCTGCCGAAGTAAGGGATTTTAAACCTGAAGAATATATGGACAGAAAACTTGCCAAGCGTCTTGATAGGTTCAGTCAGTTCGCCGTTGCAGCTGCGAGACAAGCAGTGACCATGAGTGGGTTAGATTTCAATGGGATTGAGGAAAGAGTTGCAGTGCTGGTTTCATCGGGTATGGGAGGATTCTTGACACTTGCAGAACAAAACGAAGTGATGAAAGAGAAAGGTCCGGATAGAGTTAGTCCGTTCTTGATTCCGATGATTCTTATAAACATGGCAAGTGGTGTTATAGCAATGGAATTTGGATTAAAAGGTCCAAACTTTGCTCCTGTAAGCGCTTGTGCAACATCTGTTCATTCAATAGCATTAGGTGCCATGCTAATTCGGCACGGCTATGCGGATGTTGCAATTGTAGGTGGTTCAGAAGCTACTATCGCACCACTTCCCATCGCTGGATTTGCGTCTATGCGAGCACTTTCAACAAGAAACAACGAACCCAAAAAGGCATCTAGACCTTTTGATAAGGCAAGAGATGGATTTGTAATGGGTGAAGGAGCCGGAGTTTTAATATTGGAGAGCGAAGAGTTTGCTAGGGCACGTGGTGCAAAAATTATAGCCGAAATAAAGGGTTATGCGATGAATGATGATGCATACCATTTTAGTGCTCCGGACCCTGAAGCAAGGGGGTCAACAAAAGTAATGAAAATGGCAGTTGAGGATGCGGGACTTTCGATTAACGAAATTGACTTTGTGAGTTGCCATGCAACAAGTACTCCCGCAGGCGATGAAGTAGAGTTAAAAGCTATAGAAAATGTTTTTGGTGAAAGGGTCAAAGATATTTATGTCAACTCAACAAAGACATTAACGGGACATTTATTAGGTGCTGCAGGTGTTGTCGAGACAATAGCTTCCATCATTCAAATGAACGAAGGATTTGTTCACGGAATGCCGAATTTGGAAGAATTGGATGGACCTGATTATTTCAACATCCCACGAACTACTGTTGAAGGAGTAAAAATACGGAATTTCATTAAGAACTCTTTCGGTTTTGGTGGACACAATGCTTCGTTGGTGGTGGGAAGATATGAATGA
- a CDS encoding ABC transporter substrate-binding protein gives MHKLTMLLISMLAVIFIWFNYTSATVGFVYNPTTNAAEFLSLKNHKVNFIASNIDSDLEKFFGYLSSRGAKFVIGPSMSVDGKKVLPYLKKYDILALSPTISSTELLKSGYIFSLTPSNKSIVEAFREYLEKFGCSNLLLVLDDSNREYSDEFKDLLSYFPGDFVYYQELSSIKNVPVENYDTAVLTTVEKDSFEIIKFLRTKNTNIRIFATEASFSKEFLKLGGIFLQGVYFLVPKMYSTEGVELAMIDNWVGFIQNHRFLTTQQFRRFINTHIVKVDNSYVYFTKEGVKKDIILYVVQDGELKEVQ, from the coding sequence ATGCACAAACTCACAATGCTTTTAATAAGTATGCTCGCAGTCATATTCATTTGGTTTAATTACACCTCGGCAACGGTGGGTTTCGTCTATAATCCCACAACAAACGCTGCTGAGTTTCTGAGCTTAAAGAACCATAAAGTAAATTTTATCGCCTCCAATATCGACAGTGATTTAGAAAAATTTTTTGGATATCTCTCAAGTCGAGGTGCTAAATTCGTCATAGGTCCCTCTATGTCAGTTGATGGTAAAAAAGTCCTTCCTTATCTCAAAAAATACGACATTTTGGCACTCTCCCCTACAATCAGTTCCACAGAATTGCTGAAATCCGGTTATATTTTCTCACTTACGCCGTCAAATAAATCTATTGTTGAGGCATTTCGAGAATATTTGGAGAAGTTTGGATGCAGTAACCTTTTGTTAGTGCTTGACGATTCAAATAGAGAATATAGCGACGAGTTTAAAGACCTTTTAAGTTACTTCCCAGGAGATTTTGTTTATTACCAAGAGTTATCTTCCATCAAAAATGTGCCTGTTGAAAATTACGACACTGCTGTTCTCACAACTGTAGAAAAAGATTCCTTTGAAATAATAAAGTTTTTGAGGACAAAAAATACGAACATTAGAATTTTTGCCACGGAAGCTTCTTTCAGTAAGGAGTTTTTGAAACTTGGAGGGATTTTTTTACAAGGAGTATATTTCCTAGTTCCCAAAATGTATTCAACGGAAGGAGTTGAATTGGCAATGATTGATAATTGGGTTGGCTTTATTCAAAACCACAGGTTTTTAACTACTCAACAATTCCGTCGTTTTATAAATACACATATCGTCAAAGTAGACAATAGCTATGTTTATTTCACTAAAGAAGGGGTCAAAAAAGACATTATACTCTACGTTGTTCAAGATGGGGAACTCAAGGAGGTTCAGTGA
- a CDS encoding HD-GYP domain-containing protein, protein MNKTRRLGSIVNGVVAVVFIVFLATFFIRLDKEGTIYLNDFSEMLDSYIENHIGVVVKLPKDLIIGGLDYSQHLKIGPNSYLKGIFFKGYSLKYVYKEKDNLFLLEIPISLIRFPTREFKIIVEADGRVVYSPEKGLIGSLASGSFNNLPSFLTKYKTTKYKFNVRTSPNPEFLISSILFSFLWGLVPWVALVTLNNIYSSKEEDLEKSASALQSIISDMILRVETGEYVEYKPIETKHEPLLKVQNAIHNLFSRYTEAIAGFKSTTEELENTMAQIEEMQSALEERNFLLINTLAETVELKDVGTGEHSKKVMQLALALATKLNITDPEELNAIKYGAILHDVGKIGIPDQILLKPGKLSAEEFEIMKTHTILGERVVLQIPGWELVADVVRHHHENIDGSGYPDGLSKGTLSLRAQIVALVDVFTALTEDRPYRNALSPLEALELMKSMVGTKFDEELFEKFKEVVLNHLEFPGLSKDVTESEKIRNSEGGYSA, encoded by the coding sequence GTGAATAAAACAAGAAGGCTTGGCTCTATTGTCAACGGAGTAGTCGCCGTGGTTTTTATTGTCTTCTTAGCTACTTTTTTTATCAGACTTGATAAAGAAGGTACAATATATTTAAACGATTTTTCCGAAATGCTTGACAGTTACATTGAAAATCACATTGGTGTTGTTGTGAAATTACCTAAAGATTTGATAATTGGCGGCTTGGACTATTCTCAGCATCTGAAGATAGGTCCCAATTCTTATTTGAAAGGCATATTTTTCAAAGGTTATTCACTTAAGTACGTTTATAAAGAGAAAGATAACCTGTTCTTACTGGAAATACCAATCTCATTGATAAGGTTCCCAACACGTGAATTCAAAATCATTGTTGAAGCAGATGGTAGAGTTGTTTATTCACCTGAAAAAGGATTGATTGGCAGTTTAGCTAGTGGTAGTTTTAATAATCTTCCAAGCTTCCTAACAAAATACAAAACAACAAAATACAAATTTAACGTAAGAACTTCGCCAAATCCAGAGTTTTTGATTTCAAGCATTTTGTTCAGTTTTCTTTGGGGGTTGGTCCCTTGGGTAGCATTAGTGACTTTGAACAACATTTATTCAAGCAAGGAAGAAGACCTTGAAAAATCTGCATCGGCATTGCAGAGTATAATTTCTGATATGATTCTTAGGGTAGAAACTGGTGAATATGTAGAGTACAAACCAATTGAAACAAAACACGAACCTTTGTTAAAAGTTCAAAATGCTATCCACAATCTTTTCTCACGGTATACGGAAGCAATAGCTGGATTTAAATCAACAACCGAGGAACTGGAAAATACAATGGCACAAATAGAAGAAATGCAATCAGCTTTGGAAGAGAGAAATTTCCTTTTGATAAATACACTTGCTGAAACTGTTGAACTCAAGGACGTAGGCACCGGAGAACATTCAAAAAAGGTTATGCAGCTAGCACTTGCATTAGCGACAAAACTCAACATAACAGACCCAGAAGAACTCAACGCAATAAAATATGGGGCGATACTTCATGACGTAGGGAAAATCGGTATACCCGACCAGATACTTTTGAAACCTGGGAAGCTTAGCGCGGAAGAGTTTGAAATAATGAAAACCCATACCATATTAGGAGAAAGGGTCGTTCTGCAAATTCCAGGATGGGAACTCGTGGCAGATGTTGTCCGGCATCATCATGAGAATATCGATGGAAGTGGCTATCCTGACGGCCTTTCGAAAGGTACATTGAGTCTCAGAGCACAAATAGTTGCTTTAGTCGATGTTTTCACCGCATTGACGGAAGATAGACCTTACAGAAACGCTTTAAGTCCTTTGGAAGCACTTGAATTAATGAAAAGCATGGTTGGAACAAAATTTGACGAAGAGTTGTTTGAAAAATTCAAAGAAGTTGTTTTGAACCATTTGGAGTTTCCCGGTCTCTCTAAAGATGTGACCGAATCAGAGAAAATAAGAAATTCAGAGGGTGGTTATTCAGCATGA
- the fabZ gene encoding 3-hydroxyacyl-ACP dehydratase FabZ, translating to MNEKKTLKGKEEILKILPHRDPILLVDEVIEQGEDYIIAKKNVSEDEPVFKGHFPGYPIYPGVYIIEGLAQTAGVLLLENVERNSIPIFIGIDEARFKKEVRPNCELIYEVRVLDKKGPIVIVDGKAKVDGQLVAKAKLMVGVKKGEGNDSSSAVEDKLQSEADGR from the coding sequence ATGAATGAAAAGAAAACGCTAAAAGGAAAAGAAGAAATTCTAAAAATCTTGCCACACAGAGACCCTATACTTTTGGTTGACGAGGTGATTGAACAAGGAGAGGACTACATCATCGCAAAGAAAAACGTTAGCGAAGATGAACCTGTATTCAAAGGACACTTTCCAGGCTATCCAATATATCCGGGAGTTTACATTATCGAAGGTCTTGCTCAAACTGCTGGAGTTTTGTTATTGGAGAATGTGGAAAGAAATTCAATTCCCATCTTCATTGGCATAGATGAAGCAAGGTTTAAGAAAGAAGTTAGACCTAACTGTGAGCTGATATACGAAGTTAGAGTGCTAGATAAGAAAGGACCTATAGTAATTGTTGACGGGAAAGCCAAAGTCGATGGTCAACTGGTCGCAAAAGCAAAATTGATGGTGGGGGTAAAAAAAGGCGAAGGCAATGATTCATCGTCAGCCGTTGAGGATAAACTACAAAGCGAGGCGGATGGAAGATGA
- the fabD gene encoding ACP S-malonyltransferase: protein MKLAYIFPGQGSQYSGMASDFSKYESWDNYAKVANDVLGFDLIEIMDGDEEVLKLTENAQPAIYLASYVAFTELRKYFREPDFVAGHSLGEYTALAVAGVYDFETGIYLVRKRGEYISQAMKPGEGSMAAVIGVSIEEIEELVRKFEGLYVANYNSEEQTVVSGKSESIKSFVKYLTENGRRALELKVSGPFHTPFLESAREKMAAEVEHIKFKQPKYPIVMNSVAREITDPEQIKHYVLEQISGPVYWKQSIDRMITLGVNEFVEVGPKNVLTSMLKKAKLNAKHFSTLIETRNLTEGVTGGR, encoded by the coding sequence ATGAAACTTGCTTACATTTTTCCGGGACAAGGTTCACAGTACAGCGGAATGGCAAGTGACTTTTCCAAGTATGAGTCGTGGGATAACTATGCAAAAGTTGCAAATGATGTTTTAGGTTTTGACTTGATAGAAATCATGGATGGTGACGAGGAGGTTTTAAAACTTACCGAAAATGCTCAGCCAGCTATATACTTGGCAAGTTACGTGGCATTTACTGAGCTGAGAAAGTATTTTAGAGAACCTGACTTTGTCGCCGGTCACAGCTTAGGTGAGTACACAGCACTTGCTGTGGCGGGGGTCTATGACTTTGAAACTGGTATATATCTAGTAAGAAAAAGAGGAGAGTATATATCACAAGCAATGAAGCCTGGAGAAGGTAGCATGGCAGCGGTCATAGGTGTGTCAATAGAGGAAATAGAAGAACTCGTTCGCAAATTCGAAGGTCTTTATGTAGCTAATTACAACTCCGAAGAACAAACGGTTGTAAGTGGAAAAAGTGAAAGTATAAAGAGTTTTGTAAAATATCTGACTGAAAATGGAAGGAGAGCACTCGAACTAAAAGTATCTGGCCCGTTCCATACACCATTTTTGGAGAGTGCAAGAGAAAAAATGGCTGCAGAAGTTGAGCATATAAAATTTAAACAGCCAAAATATCCAATTGTTATGAACAGTGTAGCCCGAGAAATAACGGACCCTGAGCAGATAAAACATTACGTTCTTGAGCAAATTAGTGGACCTGTATATTGGAAACAATCAATTGATAGGATGATTACTCTTGGTGTTAACGAGTTTGTAGAAGTTGGACCAAAAAATGTATTGACTTCCATGTTGAAGAAGGCCAAACTCAATGCCAAACATTTTTCAACATTGATCGAAACCAGAAATCTGACGGAGGGAGTTACCGGTGGAAGGTAA
- the folE2 gene encoding GTP cyclohydrolase FolE2, whose product MVLRDVQSEYDLRNVYLKRVGVKGVRYPIVVLDKTNGSQSTIATINMYVDLPQNYRGTHMSRFIEVLNEYHLEINPKRVKDILYKLKSVLNAKRAVIEVEFPYFIKKQAPVTKSESYLEYSCTFEAEIFDSRFDFLTSVVVPIHTLCPCSKEISERGAHNQRAICKVSYESKEMIWIEDIVEIVEKSASAPIFTLLKRPDEKYVTELAYDNPKFVEDVARDVALELKKYDKIKWYRVEVESFESIHAHNAYACVTSDELQG is encoded by the coding sequence ATGGTTCTTAGAGATGTTCAAAGCGAATACGATTTAAGAAACGTATATCTAAAAAGAGTAGGGGTGAAGGGTGTCAGGTATCCCATTGTGGTTCTCGATAAGACAAATGGCTCGCAATCAACAATAGCAACGATAAATATGTACGTAGACCTCCCACAAAACTATCGGGGCACACACATGAGTAGGTTTATCGAAGTTCTAAACGAGTACCACTTAGAGATAAATCCTAAACGTGTGAAAGATATCTTATACAAACTTAAGAGCGTTTTAAATGCTAAGAGAGCAGTCATAGAGGTTGAATTCCCTTACTTTATTAAAAAACAGGCACCTGTAACAAAGAGCGAAAGTTATCTTGAATATAGCTGCACTTTTGAAGCTGAAATCTTCGATAGCAGGTTTGATTTTCTAACTTCGGTTGTAGTTCCAATCCACACGCTATGTCCATGCTCAAAAGAAATCAGTGAGAGAGGTGCTCACAACCAGAGGGCTATATGCAAAGTATCTTACGAAAGTAAGGAAATGATATGGATAGAAGACATCGTAGAGATTGTGGAAAAATCGGCAAGTGCACCTATATTCACTTTACTTAAAAGACCCGACGAGAAGTATGTAACAGAGCTCGCCTACGACAATCCAAAATTCGTAGAAGATGTAGCAAGGGATGTTGCACTCGAGTTGAAAAAGTATGATAAAATTAAATGGTACAGAGTAGAAGTAGAGAGCTTTGAATCGATACATGCACACAATGCCTATGCCTGCGTAACAAGTGATGAACTGCAAGGATAA
- a CDS encoding tetratricopeptide repeat protein: MKSQKLPLLLATIFCILFVTTYLYNVNLIKQLQRLQKIAKAYELYVSDSKDFSKYIEDNNLKELTYLVEKQIKSQVRTKIDMAKLAFRSGNYAETVDLLREIKDIENPWLDEVYFYLGSALYKIGESESAKFYLSSFLDNFKYSIYRKEALVMLHKISDGDLKEKVEEILNKMEKSKE, translated from the coding sequence ATGAAATCTCAGAAGTTGCCTCTTTTGCTCGCTACTATCTTCTGCATTCTGTTCGTCACCACCTATCTTTACAACGTAAACCTCATTAAGCAACTCCAAAGGCTCCAAAAGATAGCAAAAGCTTATGAATTATACGTGTCTGACAGTAAAGACTTTTCCAAATACATTGAGGATAATAACCTAAAGGAACTGACTTACCTTGTTGAAAAACAGATAAAATCGCAAGTGAGAACCAAAATAGACATGGCAAAGCTTGCGTTCAGAAGTGGCAATTACGCTGAGACTGTTGACTTACTTAGGGAAATTAAGGATATTGAAAACCCCTGGCTTGATGAGGTATACTTTTATCTGGGCTCCGCACTGTACAAAATTGGGGAAAGTGAGAGTGCAAAATTTTACTTATCTTCGTTTTTGGACAATTTTAAGTATTCTATATACCGTAAGGAAGCACTTGTGATGCTACACAAAATTTCTGATGGTGACCTGAAGGAAAAAGTCGAAGAAATTTTAAATAAAATGGAAAAATCCAAAGAATAA
- the acpP gene encoding acyl carrier protein produces MDLEKRVCEIVAEQLGLDISEVTPDKNLMEDLGADSLDVVDLVMAFEDEFGVKISDQDLSKIKTVKDVVEAIRLRS; encoded by the coding sequence ATGGATTTGGAAAAGAGAGTGTGCGAAATCGTAGCAGAACAACTTGGGTTGGATATCTCGGAAGTTACACCAGATAAGAACTTAATGGAAGACCTGGGTGCTGATTCTCTCGATGTCGTAGATTTAGTTATGGCTTTTGAAGATGAGTTTGGTGTGAAGATAAGCGATCAAGATTTGTCGAAAATAAAAACGGTGAAGGATGTTGTGGAAGCAATAAGACTTCGTTCATAA
- the fabK gene encoding enoyl-[acyl-carrier-protein] reductase FabK — translation MNFKENNRICQLLNIEYPIIMGGMSWAGTPKLAAAVSNAGGLGVIGSGAMNRAQLKEAIETIRNLTDKPFGVNIILVSPYADELVDLVIEEKVPVVTFGAGNPSKYMSRLKEAKIKVLPVVASDNMARIMERIGADAVIAEGMESGGHIGEVTTLVLVNAVCRAVKIPVIAAGGIADGKSMAAMFALGAEGIQMGTRFIASTEADTHENFKKLILKSSIRDTVITGARLGHPARVIETRFAKKVKELETKNLQEAEEVLVGSLRKAVVDGNIEEGSFMAGQCVGLINEIKSVKEIITDSVNEFYATIQGLCKLLK, via the coding sequence ATGAACTTCAAGGAAAACAATCGAATTTGTCAGTTGTTGAATATCGAATACCCAATTATCATGGGAGGTATGTCGTGGGCTGGGACTCCAAAACTAGCGGCAGCGGTCTCAAATGCTGGGGGACTGGGAGTTATAGGTTCCGGTGCGATGAACAGAGCGCAGCTAAAAGAGGCTATTGAAACCATCCGTAATTTAACAGATAAACCTTTCGGAGTCAACATTATACTAGTATCACCTTATGCTGATGAGCTGGTCGATTTAGTTATAGAAGAAAAAGTACCTGTTGTGACATTTGGAGCTGGTAATCCTTCGAAGTATATGTCAAGATTGAAAGAAGCTAAGATAAAGGTCTTACCTGTTGTTGCTTCAGATAATATGGCAAGGATAATGGAACGTATAGGAGCAGATGCTGTTATCGCGGAAGGTATGGAATCCGGAGGCCATATCGGCGAGGTTACCACGTTAGTACTGGTTAATGCAGTATGTAGGGCTGTGAAAATACCGGTAATCGCCGCCGGGGGAATAGCCGATGGAAAATCCATGGCTGCAATGTTTGCTCTAGGGGCTGAGGGAATCCAGATGGGAACAAGGTTCATCGCATCCACTGAAGCAGACACACATGAGAATTTCAAAAAGCTTATTCTAAAATCATCTATACGAGATACTGTAATCACAGGAGCTAGACTTGGGCATCCTGCTAGGGTAATTGAGACAAGGTTCGCGAAAAAAGTGAAAGAGTTAGAAACAAAGAATCTTCAGGAAGCTGAAGAAGTCTTGGTTGGAAGCTTAAGAAAGGCGGTGGTTGATGGTAATATTGAAGAAGGTTCGTTCATGGCAGGTCAATGTGTAGGGTTGATAAACGAGATTAAGTCCGTGAAGGAAATAATTACAGACAGTGTTAATGAGTTCTATGCAACAATTCAAGGACTTTGTAAACTTTTAAAATAA